Within SAR324 cluster bacterium, the genomic segment AAGGACCTCTCGACATGCGAATGGATCCATTCAGACAGGTGGAAACTGCCACACAGATCCTCCAGCAGCGGAGTGAATTTGAGATCCGCAGACTGCTGCAAACCTACGGAGAAGAGCGCTTTGCTCCACAAATTGCTCGTGCCATTGTACAACATCGTGCCAATGCTCCACTCGTTACAACCAGTGAACTGGCTGAACTAGTGGAACGTGTAATTCCCAGAAAATTCCAAAAGCCTAACTTCCACCCAGCTACCCAAACCTTTCAGGCACTGCGAATGGAAGTAAATCGGGAACCCCAGGAAATCAACGCCTTGCTCGACTTTGCTATTGAGAATCTGCGGCCAGGAGGACGGCTAGCTGTCATTTCCTTCCACTCCTTGGAAGATCGCCCCGTTAAGCAGAGATTTCGGGAATGGGAGCGACCCTGCTGCTGTCCATCAGACCTGCCCCTCTGTGTTTGTGGTCTACAAGCTCTTGGGGTCTCTCTGCAGCGTAAGCCAATTGTTGCAGGCGCCGAGGAAATAGAGCAAAATCCTCGGAGTCGTAGTGCTCGTCTGCGTGTTTTCGAACGCAATGCAGTCTGCTTTCCAGGATCTGACAAAGAGTCTGAGGACTGAAATGGCCAAGAAGGAACGCCTGGATGTGATCATCAATGACATGAACCGGAACCCACACCACTGGCGACTGGATCAGTTTCATGCGATGCATCGCAACGGCATGAAGATCTGGATTGGCAACGGCTTCTTTGGCTACCACGTGGAGCAGCCCAATTATTATGAGCCCACCCTGCGTGAAAAATGGCAGTTGCGCAAAGCCCTCCGACGATTGCGTGCCTACATTGCCGATTACATCAC encodes:
- the rsmH gene encoding 16S rRNA (cytosine(1402)-N(4))-methyltransferase RsmH encodes the protein MSEPRFRHLPVLLAEVLGSTPANSKNLLDCTLGGAGHSRALLGKFPKANLYGIDRDPTALAASRHRLAEYPGVTAIEQASFLELPYWAEKWRKPFDFILADLGMSSEQLAAPERGFSFLQEGPLDMRMDPFRQVETATQILQQRSEFEIRRLLQTYGEERFAPQIARAIVQHRANAPLVTTSELAELVERVIPRKFQKPNFHPATQTFQALRMEVNREPQEINALLDFAIENLRPGGRLAVISFHSLEDRPVKQRFREWERPCCCPSDLPLCVCGLQALGVSLQRKPIVAGAEEIEQNPRSRSARLRVFERNAVCFPGSDKESED